A single region of the Pelobates fuscus isolate aPelFus1 chromosome 4, aPelFus1.pri, whole genome shotgun sequence genome encodes:
- the HNRNPA2B1 gene encoding heterogeneous nuclear ribonucleoproteins A2/B1 isoform X1 produces the protein MEREKEQFRKLFIGGLSFETTEDSLRKYYEQWGKLTDCVVMRDPASKRSRGFGFVTFSSMNEVDAAMSARPHSIDGRVVEPKRAVAREESSKPGAHVTVKKLFVGGIKEDTDEHHLRDYFEEYGKIESIEIITDKQSGKKRGFGFVTFDDHDPVDKIVLQKYHTINGHNAEVRKALTRQEMQEVQSTRPSRGGNFGFGDARGGGNFGPGPGSNFRGGSADGYGGGRGYGDGYNGYGGGQGGGNFGGGPGYGGGRGGYGGGPGYGNQGGGYGGGYDNYGGGNYGGGNYNEFGNYNQQSSNYGPMKSGGNFGGSRSMGGPYGGGNYGPGSGSGGSGGGYGGRSRY, from the exons ATGGAG AGGGAAAAGGAACAATTCCGTAAGCTATTCATTGGTGGTCTCAGCTTTGAAACAACAGAAGACAGTTTAAGAAAATATTATGAACAATGGGGAAAGCTTACAGACTGTGTG gTAATGAGAGATCCTGCAAGTAAACGATCCAGGGGCTTTGGCTTTGTAACATTTTCTTCTATGAATGAAGTTGACGCTGCAATGTCAGCACGGCCACATTCTATTGATGGCAGAGTAGTCGAGCCCAAAAGAGCTGTTGCAAGAGAG GAATCCTCTAAACCTGGTGCCCATGTTACagttaaaaaattatttgttgGTGGAATTAAGGAAGATACAGATGAACATCACCTTAGAGATTACTTTGAAGAATATGGAAAAattgagagcattgaaataatTACAGACAAACAATCTGGCAAAAAGAGGGGCTTTGGCTTCGTAACATTTGATGACCATGATCCAGTAGACAAAATTGTCC TGCAAAAATACCACACAATCAATGGACACAACGCAGAAGTAAGAAAGGCATTAACTAGGCAAGAAATGCAAGAGGTTCAGAGTACCCGACCTAGTAGAGGAg gtAACTTTGGTTTTGGAGATGCACGAGGTGGTGGAAACTTTGGACCAGGACCTGGAAGCAACTTCAGAGGAGGCTCTG CAGATGGTTATGGTGGAGGACGTGGGTATGGAGATGGATACAATGGATATGGCGGAGGTCAAGGag GTGGTAACTTTGGTGGTGGCCCAGGTTATGgaggtggaagaggtggttatggtggcggccctggttacGGGAATCAAGGAGGCGGCTATGGTGGAGGATATGACAATTATGGAGGAG gaaattatGGAGGTGGTAACTACAACGAATTTGGCAACTACAACCAGCAGTCTTCAAATTATGGCCCAATGAAGAGTGGTGGAAACTTCGGTGGTAGCAGGAGCATGGGGGGACCATATGGTGGAG GCAACTATGGTCCAGGAAGTGGTAGTGGAGGAAGCGGTGGTGGATATGGAGGCAGAAGTCGATATTAA
- the HNRNPA2B1 gene encoding heterogeneous nuclear ribonucleoproteins A2/B1 isoform X2: protein MEREKEQFRKLFIGGLSFETTEDSLRKYYEQWGKLTDCVVMRDPASKRSRGFGFVTFSSMNEVDAAMSARPHSIDGRVVEPKRAVAREESSKPGAHVTVKKLFVGGIKEDTDEHHLRDYFEEYGKIESIEIITDKQSGKKRGFGFVTFDDHDPVDKIVLQKYHTINGHNAEVRKALTRQEMQEVQSTRPSRGGNFGFGDARGGGNFGPGPGSNFRGGSDGYGGGRGYGDGYNGYGGGQGGGNFGGGPGYGGGRGGYGGGPGYGNQGGGYGGGYDNYGGGNYGGGNYNEFGNYNQQSSNYGPMKSGGNFGGSRSMGGPYGGGNYGPGSGSGGSGGGYGGRSRY from the exons ATGGAG AGGGAAAAGGAACAATTCCGTAAGCTATTCATTGGTGGTCTCAGCTTTGAAACAACAGAAGACAGTTTAAGAAAATATTATGAACAATGGGGAAAGCTTACAGACTGTGTG gTAATGAGAGATCCTGCAAGTAAACGATCCAGGGGCTTTGGCTTTGTAACATTTTCTTCTATGAATGAAGTTGACGCTGCAATGTCAGCACGGCCACATTCTATTGATGGCAGAGTAGTCGAGCCCAAAAGAGCTGTTGCAAGAGAG GAATCCTCTAAACCTGGTGCCCATGTTACagttaaaaaattatttgttgGTGGAATTAAGGAAGATACAGATGAACATCACCTTAGAGATTACTTTGAAGAATATGGAAAAattgagagcattgaaataatTACAGACAAACAATCTGGCAAAAAGAGGGGCTTTGGCTTCGTAACATTTGATGACCATGATCCAGTAGACAAAATTGTCC TGCAAAAATACCACACAATCAATGGACACAACGCAGAAGTAAGAAAGGCATTAACTAGGCAAGAAATGCAAGAGGTTCAGAGTACCCGACCTAGTAGAGGAg gtAACTTTGGTTTTGGAGATGCACGAGGTGGTGGAAACTTTGGACCAGGACCTGGAAGCAACTTCAGAGGAGGCTCTG ATGGTTATGGTGGAGGACGTGGGTATGGAGATGGATACAATGGATATGGCGGAGGTCAAGGag GTGGTAACTTTGGTGGTGGCCCAGGTTATGgaggtggaagaggtggttatggtggcggccctggttacGGGAATCAAGGAGGCGGCTATGGTGGAGGATATGACAATTATGGAGGAG gaaattatGGAGGTGGTAACTACAACGAATTTGGCAACTACAACCAGCAGTCTTCAAATTATGGCCCAATGAAGAGTGGTGGAAACTTCGGTGGTAGCAGGAGCATGGGGGGACCATATGGTGGAG GCAACTATGGTCCAGGAAGTGGTAGTGGAGGAAGCGGTGGTGGATATGGAGGCAGAAGTCGATATTAA